A genome region from Nocardia sp. NBC_01730 includes the following:
- a CDS encoding winged helix-turn-helix transcriptional regulator, whose protein sequence is MSQPDPAAMNWSTENCTIGRAMAILGERWTVVVLREIFNGIRRFDQIHDHAGTPKQVLTNRLAMLCDMGVLVRHPYREPGERERHEYRLTAMGFDVYPVLVAVREWGDRYLADLEGAPAAMLHRDCGASVGVHLVCAAGHHIDSPHDVVTTPGPGARAAALPRTRDA, encoded by the coding sequence GCCCGACCCGGCCGCAATGAACTGGTCCACCGAGAACTGCACGATCGGCCGTGCGATGGCGATCCTCGGCGAACGCTGGACAGTGGTGGTGCTGCGCGAGATCTTCAACGGTATCCGCCGTTTCGACCAGATCCATGACCATGCAGGCACACCGAAACAGGTGCTGACCAACCGGCTGGCCATGCTTTGCGACATGGGCGTACTGGTTCGGCACCCGTACCGGGAGCCGGGTGAGCGCGAACGCCACGAGTATCGGCTCACTGCCATGGGATTCGACGTGTACCCGGTACTGGTGGCAGTCCGGGAATGGGGCGATCGCTACCTGGCGGACTTGGAAGGGGCCCCGGCGGCAATGCTGCACCGGGACTGCGGCGCCTCGGTCGGCGTCCACCTCGTCTGCGCCGCAGGCCATCACATCGACTCCCCTCATGACGTGGTCACCACGCCGGGCCCTGGTGCGCGGGCGGCTGCGCTCCCACGCACCAGGGACGCCTGA